The genomic interval GGATGATGCGCGACGCGAAGATCACGCAGATCTACGAAGGCACCAACCAGGTCCAGCGGATCGTGATGGCGCGCAACCTGCCGTAGAGCGACGGGCGTGACCGCGAGAGGGCGTCCGGGATCCCCCGGGCGCCCTCCGGGCTGTCCGGCCCGGGCGCGGTCACCTGCGCCAGAACAGGTGGTGCGCCACCCCGCTCGGGCTGGGCACGATCTCCAGGTGGTACCGGTCGAGCAGGTCCTCGGGGGAGTCCCACAGCCGCAGGCCGGAGCCCAGCTTCACCGGCGACACCGCCACGTGCAGGGTGTCCACGAGTCCGGCGTCGAGGAACTGGCGCACGGTCGTGACCCCGCCGCCGAGCCGCACGTCCTTGCCGTTCGCCGCCTCCCGCGCCAGGTCCAGCACCCGCTCCGGGTCGCCCTCGACGAAGTGGAACGTGGTGTCGGACAGCGTGAACGACGGCCGCGGGTGGTGGGTCAGCACGAACACCGGCGTGCGGAACGGCGGCTCGTCCCCCCACCAGCCCAGCCACTCGTGGTCGTGCCAGGGCCCGCGCTGGGGCCCGAACTTGTTGCGGCCCATGATCTCCGCGCCGATGTTGTGGGCGAAGTCACGGGTGAAGTAGTCGTCGAGGCCCCGGGTCCCGCCGGGCGCGGTGCGGTTCGGCCAGCTCGCGGTCGCTCCCGCCCAGGCGAACAGCTCCCCGGGGTTCACATGGCCGAAAGGGTGCTCCAGACTCTGGTCCTCGCCCGCGCCGATCCCGTCGGCCGAGACGTTGAAATTCTGCACGCGCAGCAGCTGAGACACTGTTCCTCCTGACATCGGTGACAGGAGGTGGACTCCCCGGGCGCGGAGAACTCATCGGCGCCGGCTCACAGGAAACGCCGGATCGGGGTGACCGCGGTCTCCGCGAGGCGGGCGCGCAGGGGGCGCCGCCTCCAGCGGGCCGGGTCGATCGGCTCGCTCTGCTTGCGGTCGGCGTCGAAGTCGGCGTCGAGCCGGGCGGTGAAGTCCTCGTCGAGGACGGCCAGCATGACCTCCTCGTCGTGCTCCAGGGAGCGGCGGTTGAAGTTGGTGGAGCCGATCAGGGAGCAGACGCCGTCCACCGTGATGATCTTCGTGTGGAGCATGGTCGGCTGGTACTCCCGCACCTCCACGCCCGCGTCCACCAGCGTCTGGTAGTGCTGCCGCCCGGCGAGCAGGCAGGCGCGCTGGTCGGTGTGCGGCCCGGGCAGCAGGATCTCCACCTCGACGCCCCGGCGGGCGGCGGCCGCCAGCAGGTCGACGAAATAGGCGTCGGGCGCGAAGTACGCCGTGGACAGCCGGAACCGCTCCCGCGCCGAGGTGATCACCACGCGCAGCAGGGTCTGCATGTCCTGCCAGCCGAAGCTGGCCGAGCCCCGCACCACCTGGACCGTGGCGTTGCCGGGCTGCTCCTGCGGGGTGAAGCGGTCGCACGCGTCGTACAGCTCGTCGTGGCACTCGGCCCAGTTCTGCGCGAAGGCCGCCGCGATGCCGTCCACGGCCGGTCCGCGGACCCGGACGTGGGTGTCGCGCCACTCGCCGGGGTTGCGGGCGTCGCCGCACCACTCCTGCGCGATGCCGACCCCGCCGGTGAAGGCGGTGTGCTCGTCGGTGACCAGGACCTTGCGGTGGCAGCGGTGGTTCTGCCGCATCGGCGACAGCCGGGTGGGCTTGCGGAACCACGCCACGTGGACGCCGGCGTCCTCCATCGCCTTCAGCAGCTCCGGCTCTATCTCCTTGGCGCCGAAGCCGTCCAGCAGCAGGCGCACGCGGACGCCCGCGCGGGCCCGGTCGGCCAGCGCCTCGGCGAACTCCCGCGCGATGTCGCCCCGCCAGTAGACGAACGTCATCATGTCGACCGTGTGCTCCGCGGCGCGGACCGCCTCCAGCATCGCGGGGAAGATCTCGTCGCCGTTGCGCAGCGGCACGAGTTCGTTGCCCTCGGTCGCCGCGATGCCGATGAGCCGTTCCAGCCGTCTGCGCAGCCGCTTCCGCTCCGTCTGTGGTGTCACGTCCCTCTCCCCTGTGTGTCTGCCGACCGCCCCCTCGGCGCCGTGGTCAGGGGCGCCATCCCCCTTCTTGCCGTTCCCGGCCCGGCCAAGCGGCGTCCTGTGGTGGTCATGGACACAGAGGCGTAGGACGGGAGGTGCGAGGGCCGAACGGCGGTCCCCGCCGTCCCCCGGGAGGAACCATGACCCAGCAGCAGCCGGCCACGGAACCGCTGAGCAAGGAGATGCAGGACTGCGTCCAGGCGTGCATGGCCTGCCACGGCGTGTGCGAGGAGACCATGAGCGCGTGTCTGCAGACGGGCGGCGAGGCCCACACGCGGATCATGCGGGCGCTCCTGGACTGTTCGGAGATGACCCGCATGTGCGCGGACATGATGATGCGCCGCTCGCCGCTGGCGAACGAGATGTGCATGATGTGCGCGCAGGCCTGCGACCTGTGCGCCGAGGCGTGCATGTCGATGCCGGACGACGAGCGGATGACGCGGTGCGCCGAGTCCTGCCGCCGCTGCTCCGAGACGTGCCGTGCGATGGCGGGCGCCCCGATGTGACGGACGTGCCGGACACGCGCGAGGGCACCCCCGCGGGGGTGCCCTCGTCACGGTGACCGCGGAGGCGTCAGTCGCCCTTGACGGTGACCTTCTCGTCGTTGTTCAGCTGGTCGACCAGCTGCTTCACCTTCTCCTTGTCCCACAGCAGGTTGCCGCCGCTGGACCCGGAGACCGGCATGTTCATCGACGTGCCCTCGCCGCCGCTGACGCCCTTCATCGACCAGAACATGTCGGCCAGGTCGAACAGGCCCATGTCCTTGTCGACGATCAGGGAGTCCATGCCCGCGCCCAGGGTCGGGTACAGCCTGAACGGGTTGAGCACGGTGCTGGGGGTGGCCGCCTGGTCGGCCAGGGCGGACAGGAACTTCTGCTGGTTCTTGGTGCGGTCCAGGTCGGAGCCGGCGAGCGCGTAGCGGGTGCGGACGAAGGCGAGCGCCTCCTCGCCGTTCAGGGTCTGCTTGCCCTTCTTGAGGTCGGCGCCGGACTTGGTGTCCTTGATGTCCTGCGGGATGTCGATCTCCACGCCGCCGAGCGCGTCCACGATGTTCGCGAAGCCGGCGAAGCCGATCTCCACGTAGTGGTCGATGTACAGGCCGGTGTTGAACTCGACGGTGCGGACCAGCAGTTCGGGGCCGTCCTCGGCGTACGCGGCGTTCAGCTTCACCTGGCGGCCGGTGCCCTGGTAGACCTTCCCGGACTCGGAGCCCTTGAAGGTGGGGATCTCCACGTTGGAGTCACGGGGGAGCGATATGAGGGTCGAACCGTTGTCCCCGGTGTGCAGGATCATCATCGAGTCCGTGCGCTTGCCCTCGGAGGAGCCGGTGCGCAGCCGCTTCTTGTCCTCGGCGGACAGGCCCTCGCGGCTGTCGGAGCCGACGATGAGGTAGTTGGTGCCCTCGCCCTTCTCGGGCCGCTCGATCACCTTCGACAGGTCGACCTCGCGGTTGAGCTTGGAGTCGGCCCAGAAGTAGGTGGCGACGGTGGTGACGAACACCACGGTCACCAGGGTGATGGCCGTCCACTTGATACGGCGCCGCCAGTCCGGCGCGGGGCGCTGCGGGCCGTGGCCGTCACCGCCGCCGCGTCCGCCCGCGCCGTACACCTGGCCGGTGTTGTAGCCGCTGTCGTAGCCGCCTCCGTGGCCCTGGCCGTCGACGTAGCCGGGCTGCTGCGGAACCGAGCCGTGGGCGCCCTGCCCGGGAGGGGTGGGCTGTCCGCGCCGGACCTGCCGCATGACACGGGCGCTCTCGGGCTGTGCGCTCGCGCTCCCGCGTCCGTAGCGGCGGCCGCGGTTGTCGTCGGACCATGCCTCGGGCCAATCATTCATGGCAGACAGTGTGCAGGTCCGGACGGGCGGCCATACACGGGTCGTCGGAAATCAGGACCGCGCTGTTGCGAAGCTGACACAAAATGGCTGGTCGTCACCTCGGCATAAGGTGGATGCCATGACAGACCAGGCCCCTGCCGCGCAGACGGACAGTCCGGAGATCCCGGGCAAGCCCGTCTCGGCGTCCCGCACCACCCTCAGCCACATCATGACCCACAGCGACACCAATCTCCTGGGCACCGTGCACGGTGGGGTGATCATGAAACTGGTCGACGACGCGGCGGGCGCCGTCGCCGGCCGCCACTCCGGAGGACCGGCCGTGACGGCCTCCATGGACGAGATGGCGTTCCTCGAGCCGGTCCGCGTGGGTGATCTTGTTCACGTCAAGGCCCAGGTCAACTGGACCGGCCGGAGCTCGATGGAGGTCGGGGTGCGGGTCCTGGCCGAGCGCTGGAACGAGTCGACGCCGGCCACGCACGTCGGCTCCGCCTACCTCGTGTTCGCCGCCGTCGACGCCGACGGCAAGCCGCGCCGGGTGCCGCCGGTCGTCCCGGAGACCGAACAGGACCGCCGCCGCTACCAGGAGGCCCAGATCCGCCGCACCCACCGCCTGGCCCGCCGCCGGGCGATCCTGGACCTCCGCGAGAAGCGCGCGGCGGAGGGCTTCGAGGACTGACGCGCCCGCCCGGAGCCCGCCACGCGGCGGCCCGCCCGGACGCGGCTCAGCCGCAGTTGACCTCGTCGCCGCGGACCACTCCGAACTCTCCCTGGCCCGGGTCCCGGGGGCGTACCTTGCGGACCTTCTCGAAGTCGGTGCCCGCGACGACCTTCAGGGTGGGGCCCTGGCCCTCGACCGGGCGGAGTTCGCTGCCGGGGAGCGCCGCCGCGAGGGACTTCGCCGAGCGGTCCCAGCGGGGGTCGTAGGCGACGACCGTGCGCGTGTGGTCCTGACGGGCGGCGTTGACGGGGGCCTTGGTGGTGTCGAAGCCGGTCGCCGCCAGGGCCGCGTCCACGCGCCGGCCGAGACCGGGCGTGCGGGTGCCGTTCTCGACCTGCACGCGGATCTGCTTCGGGTCGACCGGCACCCGCAGGGCCGCGCCGGACGAGGACCGCGCGGACAGCGGCTGGTCGCGGCGGAGCGCGTCGAAGATGCGCTCGGACTTCTCCGGGTCCCACTTCAGCGTCGAGCCGATGCCCTTCACCACGTGGCCCGGCGTCACCACGGGCACGGTGGTGAACTCCGACGACGACGGCGAGAAGTTCCGCATCGCCCGCCCCAGGTCGAGCAGCTCACCGGCGCCGAACCCCTCGTCCGCGCGGACCGAGCCGAGCACCGCGCGGGTGACGTCCCGGAACCTCATCGGGTTCAGCAGGATCCCGGACGAGGCGGCCCGCTCCACCAGCGCCGCGAGGAAGTGCTGCTGCCGCCTCATCCGGCTGAGGTCGGAACCCCCGTCGACGTGCCGGGCGCGGACGTACTGCAGGGCCTCGCCGCCCTTGAGGGTGTGCCGGCCCGCGGGCAGGTCGAGCCCGCTGCGGCTGTCCCTCAGCCGCTGGTCGGTGCAGATCTCCACACCGCCGACGACGTCGACGGTCTTCATGAAGCTGGCGAAGTCGACCTCCAGGTAATGGTCGATCTTCACCCGGGTCATCTTCTCCACCGTCCGCACGGTGAGCTGCGGCCCGCCCTCCGCGTAGGCCGCGTTCAGCCTCAGCGGATGCCCCTTGTGCCGCTGCCCGCTCACCCGGTCGGTGTGCGGGGGCGTCTCGGCGTAGGAGTCGCGGGGCAGGCTGACGACGCTGGCGCGGTCCCGGTCCTCCGAGATGTGCACGATCATGATCGTGTCCGTGCAGTGGCAGGGCGCCCCGCCGAGCCGGTACTTCTCCCGCTCCTCCTCGCCGACGCTGTCCCGCCCGTCCGTGCCGACCAGCAGGATGTTCATGCCGTGCCCGGCCCGCGGCCGGTTCTTCATGTCGCGGAAGGGGTCGACCCGTGCGATGTCGTCGTCGAGCCCGCTGAGCACCGCGTGCCCGATCCCGGCGGACGCGAGCACCACGACCGACAGCGCGGTGACCGTGCGCATGACCCAGCGCGGCCGGCGGCGCGGGGGCGCGGGCGGGTGCGGGGCCGGGCGGGACGGCCGCGCCGGGCGCCGCCCGGGGGTTCGGGGCCGTGGGGAGCGCGGCGGCGTGGGCAAGGGGGCACCTCCGGACGACGGCCGAGCGTGGAATCGTGAGCACCGTAGGCCGATACGATCTGCGGCCCCGCGCACAGCACCCCGGCACGCGCAACCGTGTCCCCCGTTCGCGGTAACGTGAGGCTCCTATGAACGCCAATCCCGACGTGCGGCCCCCGGCCGTTTCCGTGATCATGCCCGTCCTCAACGAGGAGCGGCATCTGCGCGGCGCGGTCCGCGCGATCCTCGCCCAGGAGTACGCCGGTGAGATGGAGGTCGTGATCGCCCTCGGTCCGTCCACGGACCGCACGGACGAGATCGCCGCCGAACTCGTCGCCGAGGACCCGCGGGTGCGCACCGTGCCCAATCCGACCGGCCGCACCCCGGCCGCCCTCAACGCGGCGATCGAGGCCTCGCGCCATCCGGTCGTGGTCCGCGTCGACGGCCACGGGATGCTCTCCCCGAACTACATCGCCACCGCCGTACGCCTCCTGGAGGAGACCGGCGCGCAGAACGTCGGCGGCGTCATGCACGCCGAGGGCGAGAACGACTGGGAGCGCGCCGTCGCCGCCGCGATGACCTCGAAGATCGGCGTGGGCAACGCCGCCTTCCACACCGGCGGCGAGGCGGGCCCCGCCGAGACCGTGTACCTGGGCGTGTTCCGGCGCGAGGCGCTGGAGCGGCAGGGCGGCTACAACGTGGAGTTCATCCGCGCCCAGGACTGGGAGCTGAACTTCCGCATCCGCGAGGCGGGCGGGCTCATCTGGTTCTCGCCCGAGCTGAGGGTGTCGTACCGGCCCCGCCCGTCCGTGCGGGCGCTCGCCAAGCAGTACAAGGACTACGGCCGTTGGCGCCACGTGGTGGCCCGCTACCACGCCGGCTCCATCAACCTGCGCTACCTCGCCCCGCCGACCGCGGTGTGCGCGATCGCGGCCGGCCTCGTGGTGGGCGCGGCGCTCACCCCGTGGGGCTTCGTGGTCCCCGGCGGCTACCTCGCGGCGATCGTGGCGGGCTCCATACCCGCCGGCAAGGGGCTGCCGCTGAAGGCGCGGCTGCGCATCCCGGTGGCCCTGGCCACCATGCACATGTCGTGGGGCTGGGGCTTCCTGACCAGCCCGCGCTCGCTGGCGAAGAAGGTCATCGCCTCCCGGCGCCCCGCCGTCCGGGCGGAGGACGCCAAGGCGGCCTGACGCCCCGTCCGCCCTGCACGCCGAGAGCCGAAGGCCCCTTCCCGCGCCGGGAAGGGGCCTTCGCGCTCACCAGGTGAAGGCGGGGTCCACGTGCATGCAGGCCTTGTCGTCCGCGCCGTTGAGCGCCTGCGCCGACTCGGGCATGGCGTCGTCCTCCTCGGGCGCCTCGTACCGCGTGCCCTCGCGCCAGTCGGCGCCCACGACGAGCGTCACGCCGGACACGTCGGTGGACCGCTTCACCGCGTCGGCCGGGATGCCGAGGACCGCGGCGACACGGCGGGCGTCGCCCTCCAGGTCGGCGCTCGGGTAGCGCACCACCGTGCGCTCCTCGGCGGAGGCGCCGTCGGTGTCGGCGGTGGCGCTCGTGAAGCCCTTCTCCCGGAGCTCCCCGGCGATGGCGCCGGCCCGGTCGGGGGCGGGCGCGAGGGCGTCGGTGCGGGTGCCGTTGCGGACCTGCACGGCGATGTCGGCGTCCTCGGCGGCCGGATCGGCGGGCGGCTTCTCCACGAGGGGCTTCGGCTCGGCGTCCCTGCCGTCCAGGGCGATGTCCTCGCGCACCAGCCGGAACAGCTTCTCGGCGTCCTCGGTGGGCTCCACGCGGGCGCCCACGTACCGGTTGGGCATCGTGGTCATGGTGATGCGCTCCGGCGGCACCTTCCGCAGCTCGGTGCTCAGGTCGTACAGCTTCTTCACCGTGTCGAGGCCGGGGTCGACGGTGAGCGCGCGGGTGGCCTCCTCGGCCAGCCGGCGCAGGCTGTTGGGGCTGCTGAGGGTGGCGTTCTCGCGCAGCTGCCGGGCCAGCGAGTTCATGTACATGTGCTGAGCCTTGGCGCGCGCCAGGTCGCTGCCGTCCTCGAAGCCGTACCGGGTGCGCAGCCACTGCAGGGCCTGCTCGCCCTTGACGGGGTGGGTGCCCTTCGGCAGCTTCAGCCCGGAGCCGTGCCCCTGGCTGTCGCGCGAGTGGATGTTGGCGTCGACGCAGACGGGGACGCCGCCGATCGCGTCCGCCATGGCCACCACGCCCGCGAAGTCCACCATGACGAAGTGGTCGATGTGGATGCCGGTGAGCTCCTGCCAGGTGGCCACCGTGCAGCCCGGACCGCCGTGCCCGAGGCTCTGGTTGGCCATCACGCGGCCCTCGCTCGCCGGGTACACCGTGCCGTCGTCGGGGTCGGTGCACTTGGGGATGTGCAGCAGGGTGTCGCGCGGCATGCTGATCACGGACATGTTGCTGCGGTCGGCGGACAGGTGCACCAGCATCTGCACGTCCGCCAGCGGCGTGGAGCCGAACGTCTCGCGGGCGCCGCCGAGTTCCTGGTTCGCCTCGCTGTCCCGCGCGTCGCTGCCGATGAGCAGGATGTTCAGCGGGGTCTGGCCGGCCGCGTTGGGCGTCGGCGCGGCGACCTTGCTGTCGCCGAGGTTCAGCGGGTCCTTCTTGATGTTGTCGTTGAGCTGCCGGTAGTACAGGAAACCCGCCCCGCCGGCCGCGAGGACGAGCAGCGCGAGCACCGCGGCCGACCACGTGAGTATCCGGCGGCCGCGCCGGGGGCGGGGGCCCGTGCCGTCGGCGGGCGGCTCGTCGTCGGGAGCCGGCGCGAGCTCCTCGTCGCGGGCCTTCTCCCGCGTGGCGTTCTGTGTCACTGCCCTGTCCTTCCCACCCCTGGAAACACCTCGCTCCGGCGCGCAGGCCCGCCCTGCGTCCTGTTAGACGCACGACGGGCCCGTCAGTTGCCCCCGGTCATCCCTCGATTTCCCCGAGGGACGGCGGGGGCCCGGCCGCGGTCGCTACCAGCGGTACGGCGCGTACACGTCCATGCAGGCGCCCTTCTCCGCCGCGCTCAGCGCGTCGGCGTCGTCCGGCAGGTCCCCCGCCTTCGGCGGCTCCGGCTCCGGGTACGTCCCGCCCTCCCGCCAGTCCGCGCCGACCACCACGGTGACGTCCGTGACGTCGTCCGACCGGCGGACCGAACCCGCCGGGATGCCCAGGGACTCGGCGACCCGCCGGGCGTCCCCCCGCAGACCGGCGGCCGGGTAGCGCACGACGGTCCGCTCCTCGGCGCCGGCGGCGGAGGTGTCGGGCGCGGCGCGGGTGAAGCCCCGCCCGGCCAGCTCCCGGGCGACCGCGCCCGCCCGGCCGGCGACCGGGCCCTGGGCCGCGGACCGGGTGGCGTTGCGCACCAGCACCGCGATCTCGCCGTCGGGGGCGGAGGGGTCCCCCGTGCGCTCCTCGCGGGACGGCTTCCCGGACGTGCCCGAGCCGCTCGCCGCGCCCTTGCCGCCCTTCGTGTCGAACGGCACGTCGTCGCGGAGCAGCGCCCAGACCTGCTCGGCGTCCTCCCCCGCGGGGAGCAGGTGGTTGGCGTTCCGCGGGTCCGGGACGGTCGGCAGGGCCGTCATGGTGATGCGGTCCGGCGGCACCGTCCTGAGCTGCATCGCCAGGTCGTACAGCTTCTTCACCGAGCCGATCTCCTCGGAGACCCGGAGCGACCTGGTGGCCGCCTCGGCGAGGTCGGTGAGCCGGCCGGTGTCGGTGAAGACGTTCTGGCCGCGCAGGGTGCGGATCATCGAGGTGAGGTACATGCGCTGCGCGCGGGTGCGCAGCACGTCGCTGCCCCACGCGTGCCGGGTGCGCAGCCACTGGAGCGCCCGCACGCCCTCCACCTCGGTCTTCCCGGCCCGCAGCTTCAGGCCCGAGCCGCCGGGCACGCCGGGCAGCGGCCGGTCCCACACGTTCTGCCGGACGCAGACCTCGACGCCGCCGACCGCGTCGGCCATCCGCACCACGCCCGCGAAGTCGACGGTCATCCAGTGGTCGACGTAGACACCGGTGAGGTTCTCCCAGGTGGCGAGCGTGCAGCCCGGACCGCCGCGTCCCAGCGAGGTGTTGATGATGTCGTTGGTCGCCGGGTACGCCGTCCCGGTGTCCGGGTCGGTGCACCGGGGGATGTCGACGCGGGTGTCGCGCGGGATGCTCACCACGGCCGCGCTCTTCCGGTCGGCGGCCAGGTGGATCAGCATCTGCACGTCACCGAGCGGCGGGTTGTCGCGGTGGGCCCTGCCGCCGCCGAGTTCCACGTTGGCGTCGGAGGCGCGGCTGTCGGAGCCGATCAGCAGGATGTTGAGGGGCGTCTGCCCGGCCGCGTTCGGCTCCGACCTCTCGGCCTTGGAGTCGCCGCTGCTGCGCTCGCCCTTCACCAGGTTGTCGTTGAGGTGGTCGTAGTACAGGTAACCGGCGCCCGCCGTGCCGAGTATCAGCACCGCCAGGGTCGTCGCCGACCAGCGCAGGGCGCGCCGCGCCCGTCCGCCGCGCGGTCTCCCGCCGCCCGTGCCGCCGCCCTCCGGGGCGCGCCGCCCCTCGGGACGGCCCTCCTCCGGCGGGCCGGACCGGCGCGGGGCGCTGTCCGGCCGTGCCCCCTTTTCGTACGCGTCGCTTCGCATCATCGTGCGGTGTCGCTCCCCAACCCCTGGACACGGGACGGGCCCGTCCGCGCCCCGTGGAACGCGAGACGGGCCCGGTCAGGCGCCTATTCGGCGCACACGACCTTGTCCGCCGTGGACGTGGACTTCTTGATGTCGTCGGGCGCCTTGTCCGGGGGCGTGAGCGACACGCCCGCGCCCTTGAAGTCCTTGCCGAGGGTCAGCGTCATCGCGGGCAGGCCCTGGGAGTTGGTGACGCTCTCGCCGGGCTGCATCGCCGCCCCGGACAGACCCATGATGGCGGCCAGCCGACGCGCCTCGTCCGCCTGCTCGGGGGCGTACTCGAGGGTGGTCTTCGCCAGCTCCGCGGGCGCGTTGCCCCCGTTCTCCGACTTGTTGACGCCCTGCTGGACCTGGAGCCAGCTCAGGGTCGACTGGGCGCTTCCGGCGGGCGCGCCGCCGTTGAGGACGCGCACCCGCACCTCGGACGCCGGGGCCTTCTCGCCCTTCAGGCGGGCGGCGACGGCGGCCTTCTCCTTCTTCTGCTGCTGCTTGACCTCGGTGAACGACACGTCGTTGCGGATCAGGTCGAAGACCTCGGCGGCCTTGGCCTCGTTGAGGACGACCGTCGCCTTCACCGTCTCCGCCGGGTTGTCGACCACCGGCACGGTCGCGAACGTCAGGTTCTTGACGTTCAGTTTGCCCAGCTCCAGGCCGAGGTCCTTGAGCTTGTTGATGCTGCTCAGCTGGGAGTCGACGGTGAGCGCCTCGGTGCCCGCCTCGGCCAGTTTGATCATCTTCGTCGGGCTGGTGAGCGTGTCGTTCGACTTCAGCTTGCGCATCAGCGCGCTCAGGAACTGCTGCTGCAGCCCGATCCGGCTCAGGTCGCCGCCCAGCCCCACCGAGTGACGGGTGCGCACGAACGCCAGGGCCTCCTCGCCCTCGATGGTGTGCGTGCCCTTGGGCAGCTTCAGGTGCGAGTCCGGGTCGTCGATGTCCTTGGCCAGGCACACCTCGACGCCGCCGACCGCCGTGGTCAGCGTCTTCACCGCGTTGAAGTCCGCCACCATGAAGTTGTCCGGCTTGATGCCGGTCAGCTCGGTCACGGTCCGCATGGTGCAGCTCGGCGTACGGCCGTTCTGGCCGAGGCTGGTGTTGAAGCGGACGCCGGTGGAGCCGGGGATGACCTTCTCGCTGCCGTCCTCCTGCTCGGTCGGGCAGTCCGGGATGTCGACTATCAGGTCGCGCGGGATGCTCAGCGCGGTCGCGTTCGTACGGTCCTTGGAGACGTGCAGCAGGATCGTGGTGTCGGCGTGGCCCGCGCTGCCCTTGTCGCCGTAGCCCTCGTTGCCCGCGCCGGTGCGCTTGTCGGTGCCGATCAGCAGGATGTTGATGGCCTGGTCCTTCTTGAAGCCACCGGTGCTCGCGCCGTCGTCCGACACGGTCGTGATGTTGTCGTTGAGGTGCTCCAGGTACAGGTAGCCGGCCACGCCCGTGCCGAGCACCAGGAAGGCCAGGGTGCCGCTGCCCCACAGCAGCGCCTTCTTCGCCTTCTTGTTCTTCTTCGCCGGCCGGCGGCCGCGGCGGCCCGCCGACGGCTCCTCCGGTGCGCCCCGGCGCCGGCGCTGCGGCGGCACCTCCCGCCCGGACGTCTCACGCTCGGGGGAGGCACGGCCGGGGCGCTCGGGCGCCTCGTCGGGCGACGCCGACCGGGCACGCGGCTGTCCCGCGCCCGGCTTCCGCTGTCCCGCACCCGGCTTCCGCGGCCCGCGCGGGGCCGGAATGGGCGACTGCGGTGCGGAAGGGCTCAGTCGCAGTTCGTATTCGCCGGTGTTCGGATTGAGTACCCACTGATCTGCGGGATCGATGTTCTCCCCCCGCCCACGGCCTTGCGCGTCCACGGTCGCTCGAATCCTCCGTCGGGGCCACGCGGCGCCTTTCCCCTCCCAGGCGCTCGGGTCTCGGTCACACAGTGCGGGATCTCAGGACGGACCTGAAGGAACGGACGCACCGGATGGCTCACACTAACGGCCCGGATCGGTCTCCGGCGACGCCGGTGACGAATTCCACGCCTTCACAAGGGGCAATCCGCCCATTTCTGTGGACAGGAGTTCGCAATCCGGGAGTTGCCTTTGAGTTTCCTTTACGCGCAGGTGTCCTCGGCGGCGGTGTTCCCGGAGAACGTCGGAGCCGGGGACGCGCTGTCCGCCGGCGCCGCTGTTTCCTTTTCCGTGGCCTTTCGCTCACCGTGCGTATCCACGCGCACCGGTTCGTCCTTGCGCAGCCGCTCGAACAGTTTCCCGGCGGCGGGCTGGGCGAGCTGATCCCGATTCACGTCCCCGGCGTAGGACTCCCTTGGGACGGTGAGGAATTGCACACCTTCCGCGGGGATGTCGCGCAGGCCCCGTACGAGTTCGTACAAACCGCGCAGGCTGGCGAGTCCGGGGTCGGTGGTGAGGGACGAGGTGGCCGCGTCCAGGACGGGATACAGCTTCACCGGATTCAGCAGGATCTCGTTGCTGCGGACCTTGTTCACCAGCGCGCCGAGGAACCGCTGCTGCCGCTCGATGCGGCCGGTGTCGCTGCCGTCCCCGAGGGTCTTGCGCACCCGGACGTAGCCGAGCGCCTGTTCGCCGTCGAGGGTCACCCGCCCCGCCGGCAGGCGCAGGCGGGCGTCCTCGTCGTCGATGGGCTCGCTCAGGCACACCTCGACGCCGTCCACCGCGTCGACCATGTCCTTGAACCCCTCGAAGTCGACGACGGCATGGTGGTCGACGCGGATGTCGGTGAGGTTCTCGACGGTGCGGACGGTGCAGGCCGAACCGCCCACCTCGAAGGCGGAGTTGAACTGCGCGAACATCGGCGCCGAACGCGACCC from Streptomyces sp. DH-12 carries:
- a CDS encoding LCP family protein, encoding MTQNATREKARDEELAPAPDDEPPADGTGPRPRRGRRILTWSAAVLALLVLAAGGAGFLYYRQLNDNIKKDPLNLGDSKVAAPTPNAAGQTPLNILLIGSDARDSEANQELGGARETFGSTPLADVQMLVHLSADRSNMSVISMPRDTLLHIPKCTDPDDGTVYPASEGRVMANQSLGHGGPGCTVATWQELTGIHIDHFVMVDFAGVVAMADAIGGVPVCVDANIHSRDSQGHGSGLKLPKGTHPVKGEQALQWLRTRYGFEDGSDLARAKAQHMYMNSLARQLRENATLSSPNSLRRLAEEATRALTVDPGLDTVKKLYDLSTELRKVPPERITMTTMPNRYVGARVEPTEDAEKLFRLVREDIALDGRDAEPKPLVEKPPADPAAEDADIAVQVRNGTRTDALAPAPDRAGAIAGELREKGFTSATADTDGASAEERTVVRYPSADLEGDARRVAAVLGIPADAVKRSTDVSGVTLVVGADWREGTRYEAPEEDDAMPESAQALNGADDKACMHVDPAFTW
- a CDS encoding LCP family protein produces the protein MMRSDAYEKGARPDSAPRRSGPPEEGRPEGRRAPEGGGTGGGRPRGGRARRALRWSATTLAVLILGTAGAGYLYYDHLNDNLVKGERSSGDSKAERSEPNAAGQTPLNILLIGSDSRASDANVELGGGRAHRDNPPLGDVQMLIHLAADRKSAAVVSIPRDTRVDIPRCTDPDTGTAYPATNDIINTSLGRGGPGCTLATWENLTGVYVDHWMTVDFAGVVRMADAVGGVEVCVRQNVWDRPLPGVPGGSGLKLRAGKTEVEGVRALQWLRTRHAWGSDVLRTRAQRMYLTSMIRTLRGQNVFTDTGRLTDLAEAATRSLRVSEEIGSVKKLYDLAMQLRTVPPDRITMTALPTVPDPRNANHLLPAGEDAEQVWALLRDDVPFDTKGGKGAASGSGTSGKPSREERTGDPSAPDGEIAVLVRNATRSAAQGPVAGRAGAVARELAGRGFTRAAPDTSAAGAEERTVVRYPAAGLRGDARRVAESLGIPAGSVRRSDDVTDVTVVVGADWREGGTYPEPEPPKAGDLPDDADALSAAEKGACMDVYAPYRW
- a CDS encoding LCP family protein, which encodes MDAQGRGRGENIDPADQWVLNPNTGEYELRLSPSAPQSPIPAPRGPRKPGAGQRKPGAGQPRARSASPDEAPERPGRASPERETSGREVPPQRRRRGAPEEPSAGRRGRRPAKKNKKAKKALLWGSGTLAFLVLGTGVAGYLYLEHLNDNITTVSDDGASTGGFKKDQAINILLIGTDKRTGAGNEGYGDKGSAGHADTTILLHVSKDRTNATALSIPRDLIVDIPDCPTEQEDGSEKVIPGSTGVRFNTSLGQNGRTPSCTMRTVTELTGIKPDNFMVADFNAVKTLTTAVGGVEVCLAKDIDDPDSHLKLPKGTHTIEGEEALAFVRTRHSVGLGGDLSRIGLQQQFLSALMRKLKSNDTLTSPTKMIKLAEAGTEALTVDSQLSSINKLKDLGLELGKLNVKNLTFATVPVVDNPAETVKATVVLNEAKAAEVFDLIRNDVSFTEVKQQQKKEKAAVAARLKGEKAPASEVRVRVLNGGAPAGSAQSTLSWLQVQQGVNKSENGGNAPAELAKTTLEYAPEQADEARRLAAIMGLSGAAMQPGESVTNSQGLPAMTLTLGKDFKGAGVSLTPPDKAPDDIKKSTSTADKVVCAE
- a CDS encoding LCP family protein, giving the protein MSDTAGAAPEGQGAAGRPLGPGAGSSPSGCGRGRRRRRRWGWGVGLGVSLALVGAAAAGWAVYMKLEGNITPDEAAAAELARFEKDRPTALVKDALNVLLIGSDSRAGAENRRYGRDPGTERSDTVILLHLSAGRHSATAVSIPRDLMVDVPGCRRPDGSRSAPMFAQFNSAFEVGGSACTVRTVENLTDIRVDHHAVVDFEGFKDMVDAVDGVEVCLSEPIDDEDARLRLPAGRVTLDGEQALGYVRVRKTLGDGSDTGRIERQQRFLGALVNKVRSNEILLNPVKLYPVLDAATSSLTTDPGLASLRGLYELVRGLRDIPAEGVQFLTVPRESYAGDVNRDQLAQPAAGKLFERLRKDEPVRVDTHGERKATEKETAAPADSASPAPTFSGNTAAEDTCA